In the genome of Fulvivirga maritima, one region contains:
- a CDS encoding PaaI family thioesterase, with translation MLKTYNPNYKSRVEKFLERQFFMKHIHFSLSEIEEGSTEGWLELEEMHLQQKGVVHGGVIATLADSTMGFAAYTLLADDQHVVTGELKVSYLNPGVGDKLWAKGWVLKQGKKVNFCEAEVYAYNAEQRKLIAKASATMITIFPEN, from the coding sequence ATGCTTAAAACCTATAATCCTAATTACAAAAGTCGCGTAGAGAAGTTTTTGGAACGTCAGTTTTTCATGAAACATATTCATTTTTCTTTATCAGAGATTGAAGAGGGAAGCACTGAGGGCTGGTTAGAGCTGGAGGAGATGCACTTGCAGCAAAAAGGAGTAGTACATGGCGGAGTGATAGCTACCCTGGCAGATAGCACTATGGGGTTTGCAGCTTACACGCTGTTGGCTGATGATCAACATGTGGTTACTGGCGAACTAAAAGTGTCTTATCTTAACCCAGGAGTAGGGGACAAACTATGGGCTAAAGGCTGGGTTTTAAAACAAGGTAAAAAAGTGAACTTTTGCGAAGCGGAAGTGTATGCGTATAATGCTGAGCAACGCAAGCTGATAGCTAAAGCCAGTGCCACTATGATTACCATCTTTCCGGAGAACTAA
- a CDS encoding NUDIX domain-containing protein has product MKNIVEQSFGNKIRLRVCGLCFKQDGLLLVKHEGVGSEGILWAPPGGGVEFGESAEDALTREFEEETGLKVEVKEFLFANEVITPPLHAVELFFLVEISSGMLGLGTDPELSKENQIMRDIKFVTFSELQIMDTKTIHNTLHGVSNKKTLINMRGYFKF; this is encoded by the coding sequence ATGAAAAACATCGTTGAACAATCATTTGGCAACAAAATAAGATTAAGAGTTTGTGGCCTATGCTTTAAACAGGATGGGCTCTTGCTTGTTAAACACGAAGGCGTAGGCTCAGAAGGAATTCTATGGGCGCCTCCTGGCGGTGGTGTAGAGTTTGGAGAAAGTGCAGAGGATGCATTAACGAGAGAATTTGAAGAAGAAACAGGCCTAAAAGTAGAGGTGAAAGAATTTCTGTTTGCCAATGAAGTAATTACGCCGCCACTACATGCTGTGGAGTTATTTTTTTTGGTAGAAATTAGTTCTGGCATGCTCGGCTTAGGTACTGACCCTGAGTTAAGTAAAGAAAATCAGATAATGAGAGATATTAAGTTTGTGACTTTCTCAGAATTACAGATTATGGATACAAAAACAATACATAATACACTTCATGGAGTGAGTAACAAAAAAACGCTTATAAATATGCGCGGCTATTTTAAATTTTGA
- a CDS encoding DUF3822 family protein — MDTTTASYKLIKKIKDEKFDVDKLHLYNLMVQIGIRDLQVAVVDSTSNRTLLLEDYVLASAKTHSQFLTILQSLFEEHHLLMAGFWKNVRISLKNSKFSLVPSSLFVKEAAVDYLKLNSKVNTDIEEVLYYKHIKSDAICIFAVNRNLHSWIKGLYPNADVGFIHQSSALIEGITNFEQSNKKNTLYLYIDRFKLHILTLKNNKLEYYNQFSIKQFNDYIKYIMLVMKGLQKNQQKSDVVLWGYIGKQSPHYQEFYKFIKNISFGDRPSYLNFGYLFDEVQDHHYFDLYSIHLCD; from the coding sequence TTGGATACAACTACAGCCAGCTATAAGCTCATAAAGAAAATAAAAGATGAAAAGTTTGATGTAGACAAACTTCATCTTTACAATCTTATGGTTCAAATAGGAATCAGAGACTTACAGGTGGCTGTAGTAGATTCTACCAGCAACCGTACACTCTTGCTCGAAGATTATGTTCTTGCAAGTGCTAAAACTCACTCACAGTTCTTAACGATCCTACAATCTCTTTTTGAAGAACACCACCTCCTAATGGCCGGGTTCTGGAAAAACGTAAGGATAAGTCTTAAGAATAGTAAATTCTCTCTTGTTCCTTCTTCTCTCTTTGTAAAAGAGGCCGCTGTAGACTACTTAAAGTTAAACAGCAAGGTAAACACTGACATAGAAGAGGTGCTATATTACAAGCATATAAAATCAGATGCTATCTGTATTTTTGCGGTAAATAGAAACCTTCACTCTTGGATTAAAGGCTTATACCCTAACGCAGATGTAGGCTTCATCCATCAGTCAAGTGCACTGATAGAAGGAATAACCAACTTCGAACAATCTAATAAGAAAAATACTCTCTATTTATATATTGACCGTTTCAAGCTGCACATTCTCACCTTGAAAAACAATAAGCTGGAGTATTACAATCAATTTTCTATAAAGCAATTCAACGACTACATTAAGTACATTATGCTGGTAATGAAAGGATTACAGAAAAACCAGCAAAAGAGTGATGTAGTACTTTGGGGTTATATAGGAAAACAATCTCCTCATTATCAGGAATTCTATAAGTTCATTAAGAACATTTCCTTTGGAGACAGACCTTCATACCTAAACTTTGGTTACCTATTTGATGAAGTACAAGACCATCATTATTTTGATCTGTACAGTATTCATTTGTGTGACTAA
- the coaD gene encoding pantetheine-phosphate adenylyltransferase yields the protein MKKTAVFPGSFDPFTRGHEDIVLRGLTLFDEIIIAIGHNSKKTNRYFEIEVMVELIEQTFSNHDNIKVVVYNELTADLARKHNANYLLRGLRNTTDFEYENSIAQVNKYLYEHLESVFLITSPELAAISSSIIREVHRYGGNVDDFIPYKLPK from the coding sequence ATGAAAAAAACAGCTGTTTTTCCTGGCTCCTTTGATCCTTTTACGAGAGGACATGAGGACATAGTACTGCGTGGCCTAACGCTTTTTGATGAAATCATTATAGCCATAGGGCATAATAGCAAGAAAACCAATCGCTACTTTGAAATAGAGGTGATGGTAGAGCTTATAGAGCAGACTTTCAGCAATCATGATAATATAAAAGTGGTAGTTTATAACGAGCTTACCGCTGATCTGGCCAGAAAGCACAACGCGAACTACCTGCTTAGAGGCCTAAGAAATACTACTGACTTTGAATATGAAAACAGCATTGCTCAGGTAAACAAATACCTTTATGAGCATCTTGAGTCTGTATTTTTGATTACTTCTCCGGAATTAGCAGCTATAAGTAGCTCCATTATCAGGGAAGTTCACAGATATGGAGGAAATGTTGATGATTTCATCCCCTACAAACTTCCCAAATAA
- a CDS encoding NUDIX hydrolase — MNLFINDIPVQLVRSSERPNKSEFNNIINAEIEPITQAKLLHRVWIKHAKREDLDQLFDLLDTTVPQGLISITLTIDDYDDMKKFLKKKFKVIKAAGGLVRKKDKILMIYRLKKWDLPKGKLDKGESIREAAVREVQEECNVKVELNDKICTTWHTYTMKKRRILKKTSWYTMDIVKDSKMKPQTEEDIEEVRWMTRKEVFHALQDSYKSIGFVFDCYFKKEKQAEEAKL, encoded by the coding sequence ATGAACCTATTCATCAATGACATTCCTGTTCAGCTTGTGCGGTCCTCAGAAAGGCCAAATAAGAGTGAATTCAATAATATAATTAATGCAGAAATTGAGCCTATTACTCAGGCCAAGTTATTGCATAGAGTGTGGATAAAGCATGCTAAGCGCGAAGACCTGGATCAGCTTTTTGATCTATTGGATACTACCGTGCCGCAAGGGCTTATTTCTATCACCCTTACTATTGACGATTATGATGATATGAAGAAATTTCTGAAGAAGAAATTTAAAGTCATAAAGGCGGCTGGTGGGCTGGTGAGAAAAAAGGATAAAATCCTTATGATCTATAGACTCAAAAAATGGGACTTGCCTAAAGGAAAGCTCGATAAGGGCGAAAGTATCCGTGAGGCCGCAGTAAGGGAAGTGCAGGAAGAGTGCAATGTTAAGGTAGAGTTAAATGATAAAATCTGTACTACCTGGCATACCTACACTATGAAGAAACGCAGAATCCTGAAGAAAACTTCATGGTATACTATGGATATAGTTAAGGATTCTAAGATGAAGCCCCAGACCGAAGAGGATATTGAAGAAGTAAGATGGATGACCCGAAAGGAAGTTTTTCATGCCTTACAGGATTCTTACAAATCTATAGGTTTTGTATTTGACTGCTATTTTAAGAAAGAGAAGCAGGCAGAAGAAGCCAAACTATAA
- the pyrE gene encoding orotate phosphoribosyltransferase, with product MSTDIGYTIAAKLLDIEAIKLNLDDPFTWSSGWKSPIYCDNRLSLSYPETRTLIKEALANTIKENYPEVEAIAGVATAGIPQGALVAEALGVPFIYVRSKPKGHGMENMIEGKITEEQKVVVIEDLVSTGGSSLKAVEALREAKMEVLGMAAIFTYGFDVATENFSNADVPLVCLSNYGLLIEEALKRGYVSDDQIESLKEWRSNPGSWRQ from the coding sequence ATGTCTACAGATATCGGATATACTATTGCGGCCAAGCTTTTGGATATAGAAGCCATTAAACTCAACCTTGATGATCCTTTCACCTGGAGTTCTGGCTGGAAATCACCTATTTATTGTGATAATCGCCTTTCTTTATCATATCCAGAAACAAGAACCTTAATAAAAGAGGCCTTAGCTAACACCATAAAAGAAAATTACCCAGAGGTAGAAGCCATAGCAGGTGTAGCCACAGCAGGAATTCCTCAAGGTGCATTAGTGGCTGAGGCGCTAGGAGTACCTTTTATATACGTGAGATCTAAGCCCAAAGGTCATGGAATGGAAAACATGATAGAGGGCAAAATCACCGAAGAACAAAAGGTAGTAGTTATAGAAGACCTGGTATCTACCGGAGGCAGCTCCCTGAAAGCCGTAGAAGCCCTTAGAGAAGCTAAAATGGAAGTACTGGGCATGGCTGCCATATTTACTTATGGATTTGATGTAGCCACTGAAAACTTCAGCAATGCTGACGTGCCTTTAGTATGCTTAAGCAATTATGGATTATTAATTGAAGAAGCCTTAAAAAGAGGATATGTAAGTGATGACCAGATTGAATCTCTTAAAGAATGGAGAAGCAACCCTGGTAGCTGGAGACAGTAA
- a CDS encoding TIGR02757 family protein — MNIADTEKLKHFLDTKVEEYNQPGFIINDPVSIPHLYKNKQDIEISGFIAAVLAWGQRITIINKCKELFALMDNAPYDFIMNHEDSDLKRFLAFKHRTFNATDTLYFIEYFRSFYEKHESLEEAFLIGLGEDDETVEAGLKNFHNQFFSLEDAPQRTRKHIATPERKSACKRINMFLRWMVRKDNKGVDFGFWEKIKPSQLVCPCDLHVDRVARKLGLITRKQTDWQTAVELTAHLKKFDAEDPVKYDFALFGLGVEEKF, encoded by the coding sequence TTGAATATAGCCGATACTGAAAAGCTAAAGCATTTTTTAGATACTAAGGTGGAGGAGTATAATCAGCCGGGTTTTATTATTAATGATCCGGTATCTATCCCTCATCTGTATAAAAATAAGCAAGATATAGAGATCTCAGGCTTTATTGCTGCTGTACTGGCTTGGGGGCAACGCATTACTATTATCAATAAATGCAAGGAGCTGTTTGCTTTGATGGATAATGCTCCTTATGATTTTATAATGAATCATGAAGATAGTGATCTGAAGAGGTTTCTTGCCTTTAAACATCGCACTTTTAATGCTACTGATACTTTATATTTTATAGAATACTTCAGAAGCTTTTATGAAAAGCATGAATCATTAGAAGAGGCCTTTTTAATTGGCTTGGGTGAAGATGATGAGACTGTTGAGGCAGGGCTCAAGAACTTTCATAATCAGTTTTTCAGCCTTGAAGATGCGCCTCAGCGTACCAGAAAGCACATAGCTACTCCCGAAAGAAAGTCTGCCTGCAAACGCATCAATATGTTTTTGCGCTGGATGGTCAGAAAAGATAATAAAGGAGTGGATTTTGGCTTTTGGGAAAAGATTAAGCCCAGCCAGCTGGTTTGTCCTTGTGATTTACATGTAGATAGAGTGGCCAGAAAACTGGGCCTTATTACCAGAAAGCAAACTGATTGGCAAACCGCAGTAGAACTAACGGCTCACCTAAAAAAGTTTGATGCTGAAGACCCTGTTAAATATGACTTTGCCCTGTTTGGTCTTGGGGTAGAAGAGAAATTTTAG
- a CDS encoding LysM peptidoglycan-binding domain-containing protein, with protein sequence MKYFLIVALIGFSSIAHAEFLSLKDSVGVEKTNGKTLILHKVENSETLYSLSRRYNVSIYNIIKQNPPVEFGLEVGQIVKIPYEKSKAKLVASKPKDTPAAPVREVEKETAVVANDPGKKPEQIIHVVKPKETVYSISRQYNVSIDDLKSWNNLKDNILDIGQELIIKQSAPAVDRERVVTQPSSSEVEENTHVVEAGETLYSLSKKYDVSLQDLSKWNDLPDYNISVGQKLIVGKISARAVTQEVVAQRPVLRLSDQLKVDESTTTSSNEFPTVNRKKDSTATSSSVSEGETTFKKEVLESGNAQLIEGSENTRKYLALHRTAKIGTIMKVRNEMNGQEVFVRVMGKLPDTGVNENVLIKISKSAYDRLGAIDPKFRVSVSYIPQ encoded by the coding sequence ATGAAATATTTTTTAATAGTTGCGCTTATCGGTTTTAGTTCTATTGCTCATGCAGAATTTCTTAGTCTTAAAGATTCTGTAGGGGTAGAAAAGACGAATGGCAAAACATTAATTCTTCATAAAGTGGAGAATAGCGAAACTTTATATTCTTTGTCTAGAAGATATAATGTTTCTATATACAATATTATTAAGCAAAACCCACCTGTAGAGTTTGGTTTGGAAGTAGGGCAGATAGTGAAGATTCCTTATGAAAAATCCAAAGCAAAACTGGTAGCTTCAAAGCCTAAGGATACCCCTGCGGCACCAGTTAGGGAAGTTGAAAAGGAGACAGCAGTAGTAGCTAATGATCCAGGTAAAAAGCCAGAGCAAATTATACACGTGGTAAAGCCAAAAGAAACGGTTTATTCTATTTCTCGACAGTATAATGTAAGTATTGATGACCTTAAAAGTTGGAATAACTTAAAAGACAATATATTGGATATAGGTCAGGAGTTAATCATTAAACAATCTGCTCCTGCTGTAGATAGAGAGAGAGTAGTTACTCAGCCATCTTCAAGCGAAGTGGAAGAAAATACGCATGTGGTAGAAGCCGGCGAGACGTTATATTCATTGTCAAAGAAATATGATGTGTCCCTGCAAGATCTTTCAAAATGGAATGATCTTCCTGATTATAATATTAGCGTAGGTCAGAAGTTAATTGTAGGTAAAATATCTGCCAGAGCGGTAACTCAGGAAGTAGTAGCGCAGAGGCCTGTATTACGCCTTTCAGATCAGCTGAAGGTGGATGAATCTACCACCACCAGCAGCAATGAATTTCCTACAGTAAACCGCAAAAAGGATAGTACAGCTACCAGTTCCTCAGTATCAGAAGGGGAAACCACATTTAAAAAAGAGGTTTTAGAGTCAGGAAATGCTCAGCTTATAGAGGGTTCTGAAAATACCCGTAAATACCTGGCCTTACACAGAACGGCCAAGATAGGTACAATAATGAAGGTAAGAAATGAAATGAACGGGCAAGAGGTGTTTGTAAGGGTGATGGGTAAACTGCCTGATACTGGAGTGAATGAAAATGTCCTTATTAAAATATCTAAGTCAGCGTATGATCGTTTGGGAGCTATAGATCCTAAATTTCGTGTTTCTGTTTCATACATCCCTCAGTAG
- a CDS encoding DUF4905 domain-containing protein has translation MRKLNLNFSYLFEGKVWNIISSSDQSLLIEVRHPDQFVVEYSLLDLNKEAFVFEGLRFEENWWISAAHIHNDNALFYTYGGKDNPDYKDFFSYSISAEKVIWTQEDVRLLKAVNDRLLFEIKGKEEQLTLGLVSGNEVGSIVDDEHRNKSIVQPFYYQQNTKHFETVHKFIQKKWQIESEKGVHYFENETFVIISYYYAENKGLTNNLVVMDRQGNLLLQEVIGKDLPGIADDTFFIYDDQLIFVKENSELFVYQLLMADV, from the coding sequence GTGAGAAAGCTCAATCTTAATTTTTCATATTTGTTTGAAGGTAAAGTTTGGAATATCATTTCATCCTCAGACCAGTCATTACTAATAGAGGTGCGGCATCCGGATCAGTTCGTGGTAGAATATAGTTTGCTCGATTTAAATAAAGAGGCATTTGTATTTGAAGGCCTGCGTTTTGAGGAAAACTGGTGGATTAGTGCAGCGCATATTCATAATGATAATGCTTTGTTTTACACTTACGGAGGGAAGGATAATCCTGATTACAAGGATTTTTTTTCGTATTCCATTAGTGCTGAAAAAGTAATTTGGACTCAAGAAGATGTAAGACTGCTTAAAGCGGTGAATGATAGACTTTTGTTCGAAATAAAGGGCAAGGAAGAACAACTTACGCTTGGTCTGGTTTCTGGTAATGAAGTTGGTTCAATAGTTGATGATGAACATCGAAATAAATCAATAGTTCAGCCGTTTTACTATCAGCAAAACACAAAGCATTTTGAAACTGTACATAAATTCATACAAAAAAAGTGGCAAATAGAGTCTGAGAAAGGTGTTCACTATTTTGAAAATGAAACTTTTGTAATAATTTCTTATTATTATGCTGAAAATAAGGGTTTAACGAATAATTTGGTGGTAATGGACAGGCAAGGAAATCTCCTTTTGCAAGAAGTTATTGGTAAAGACCTGCCGGGAATTGCAGATGATACTTTCTTCATTTATGATGACCAGCTTATCTTTGTAAAAGAGAATTCTGAGCTTTTTGTATATCAATTATTGATGGCTGACGTATAA
- a CDS encoding NfeD family protein, producing MQNYGINKSKKVILKKIYILAAFIALTTAPLLCSAQETEPDKVMVMKIRAEIDPRMNRYVELALEHATEIEADYVIVDMDTYGGAVTDAKDIVENIMNFEKPVWVFINKDAASAGALISISCDSIYMAPGANIGAATVVTSDGAAAPDKYQSYMRSTMRSIAEENGRDPKIAEAMVDQSLEVDSVSKAGQVITFSTTEAIKYGFCEGKVNSISEILEKNGVTNYTIDEYELGATEKIISIFLNPFISGILILVIIGGIWFELQTPGVGFPIAAAILAAILYFVPYYLNGLAANWEIICFVIGIVLIAMEVFVIPGFGVAGVLGITFTLGSLILVMLNNDIFNFSFVGINDLLVAVTVTLGAFLGSLILLFVGGVKLTESKAFASIALTDTMDKKEGYTSNFKTESMVDKKGEAYTVLRPSGKVIIENEIYDAYTRGDYISKGEKIIVTSDEGTSLKVKLDQ from the coding sequence ATGCAAAACTACGGCATTAATAAGTCTAAAAAAGTGATATTAAAAAAGATATACATTCTGGCAGCTTTCATAGCGCTAACTACTGCTCCGCTACTCTGCTCTGCCCAAGAAACTGAACCTGATAAGGTGATGGTTATGAAAATAAGAGCAGAAATAGACCCTCGTATGAATAGGTACGTGGAGCTGGCACTAGAACATGCTACCGAGATAGAAGCTGACTATGTAATTGTAGACATGGATACCTATGGAGGTGCCGTAACTGATGCTAAAGACATCGTAGAAAATATCATGAATTTTGAAAAGCCAGTCTGGGTTTTCATTAATAAAGATGCCGCTTCAGCAGGCGCGCTAATCTCCATCAGCTGTGACAGTATTTACATGGCACCCGGAGCTAATATTGGTGCTGCCACAGTAGTCACCTCTGACGGCGCAGCGGCCCCGGATAAGTACCAATCTTATATGCGGAGTACTATGCGCTCAATTGCTGAAGAGAATGGCAGAGACCCAAAAATAGCTGAGGCTATGGTAGACCAATCTTTAGAAGTAGACAGTGTTTCAAAGGCAGGACAGGTAATCACTTTTTCTACTACAGAGGCTATTAAATACGGATTCTGTGAAGGCAAGGTAAATAGCATTAGTGAAATTTTAGAAAAAAACGGTGTAACCAATTATACCATAGACGAATATGAACTGGGAGCCACAGAAAAGATCATATCTATTTTCTTAAATCCCTTTATTAGCGGAATTCTCATCCTGGTAATTATCGGCGGTATATGGTTTGAGTTACAAACTCCTGGCGTAGGCTTTCCTATAGCCGCTGCTATACTGGCTGCCATATTATATTTTGTACCCTATTACCTCAATGGCTTGGCAGCTAACTGGGAGATAATATGCTTTGTCATAGGCATAGTACTTATAGCCATGGAAGTATTCGTTATACCTGGCTTTGGCGTGGCTGGCGTGCTGGGCATTACCTTCACCTTAGGATCATTAATATTAGTAATGCTAAATAATGACATATTTAATTTTAGCTTTGTAGGAATAAATGACCTCTTGGTAGCAGTCACTGTAACCTTAGGTGCATTTCTGGGGAGCTTGATATTGCTTTTTGTAGGTGGGGTTAAACTCACGGAATCAAAAGCATTTGCAAGCATAGCGCTCACTGATACCATGGATAAAAAAGAAGGATATACGTCTAACTTCAAAACAGAATCAATGGTAGACAAAAAAGGTGAAGCGTATACCGTATTGCGCCCCAGCGGTAAAGTGATAATTGAAAATGAGATTTATGATGCCTACACACGAGGCGACTATATTTCTAAAGGAGAGAAGATAATAGTGACTAGTGATGAGGGCACTTCCTTAAAAGTGAAATTAGATCAATGA
- the kdsB gene encoding 3-deoxy-manno-octulosonate cytidylyltransferase has product MRILGIIPARYGSSRFPAKALADIGGKTMVRRVYEQALKASMITDVVVATDHDDIYNEITNHGGKAVMTRQDHESGTDRCFEALNKQEQQYDYVINIQGDEPFIDPDQINLIAQMLDGQTELGTLIKAIDSKEDLFNPNVVKVIFDKNQKAIYFSRSPLPHNRQHTSDQWLDQHRYFRHIGIYAYRTDILEKITQLEVSSLEKAESLEQLRWIENGYSIKVAETEHDSIGIDTPEDLDKLQPFLK; this is encoded by the coding sequence ATGAGAATACTGGGAATTATTCCTGCCAGGTACGGCTCCAGCCGCTTTCCGGCAAAGGCTTTAGCTGATATAGGTGGCAAAACTATGGTGCGTAGGGTATATGAGCAAGCTCTCAAGGCCTCTATGATCACAGATGTAGTGGTAGCTACTGACCATGATGATATTTATAATGAAATCACCAATCATGGAGGTAAAGCTGTCATGACTCGCCAAGACCATGAAAGCGGCACTGACAGATGCTTTGAAGCATTGAATAAGCAAGAGCAGCAGTATGATTATGTGATCAACATACAGGGAGATGAGCCTTTTATAGATCCTGACCAGATCAATTTGATAGCTCAAATGCTGGATGGCCAGACAGAATTAGGCACCCTGATAAAAGCAATTGATAGCAAAGAAGACTTGTTCAACCCTAATGTGGTTAAAGTTATTTTTGACAAAAACCAAAAGGCCATATATTTCAGCCGCAGCCCGCTTCCACATAACAGGCAGCATACAAGTGACCAATGGCTGGATCAGCACAGGTATTTCCGCCACATAGGCATCTATGCTTATAGAACAGATATATTAGAGAAAATCACCCAGCTTGAGGTATCCTCTCTGGAAAAGGCTGAATCCCTGGAACAACTTCGCTGGATAGAAAACGGATATAGTATAAAAGTAGCAGAAACAGAACATGACTCTATTGGCATAGACACGCCTGAGGATCTGGATAAACTACAGCCATTTTTAAAATAA
- a CDS encoding acyloxyacyl hydrolase: MFFILFSLSGKAQFRGSGNKVVSAEFLGGFILEHKPQIAHLITNHPVGVRLTFDRQTFGDKAWEQRFNFPDIGFTMVYIDYKNDIIGESIAFIPHYKIFLNKNRKSKNLVSYKIGLGVEYNSNKYDKETNNKNNLLSTDINVAAILEATYQREITKELFLRGSLSITHFSNGSLKKPNSGINIVSGNVGVAYNINYEPKEYIYAEEKAIERTIGFTSTLSGGIHAYSRIGTGEHPFFTFTGVVDKRLNHKSAIGVGFDWFGSLSMKEDIKYDWRLMDEPDTPSWMRVGVNISHELFVSRLSVITQVGYYVFDEYDYFGKIYLRVGLRRYFNKHLYTSFSLKTHAAKAEAIEFGIGWRFK, encoded by the coding sequence TTGTTTTTTATACTTTTCTCCCTTTCGGGGAAGGCGCAGTTTAGGGGTAGCGGAAATAAAGTGGTTAGCGCCGAATTTCTGGGTGGATTTATATTAGAGCATAAACCACAGATTGCTCATTTAATAACCAATCATCCTGTAGGGGTAAGACTAACTTTTGATAGACAAACATTTGGAGATAAAGCCTGGGAGCAGCGTTTTAACTTTCCTGATATTGGCTTCACCATGGTTTACATAGATTATAAAAATGACATAATCGGTGAGTCCATTGCTTTTATTCCGCACTATAAGATTTTCCTTAACAAAAACAGAAAATCTAAAAATCTGGTTAGCTATAAAATAGGCCTTGGTGTGGAATACAACTCTAACAAGTACGACAAGGAGACTAATAACAAAAATAACCTATTAAGCACAGACATTAACGTAGCTGCCATTTTGGAGGCAACCTACCAGAGAGAAATCACTAAAGAGCTTTTCCTAAGAGGTTCATTATCAATTACTCACTTCTCTAATGGATCATTAAAAAAGCCTAACTCAGGTATTAATATCGTATCTGGCAATGTAGGTGTGGCTTATAACATTAACTACGAGCCCAAAGAATACATTTACGCTGAAGAAAAAGCCATAGAAAGAACCATTGGATTTACCTCCACCCTATCCGGAGGCATACATGCTTACTCTAGAATAGGAACTGGCGAGCATCCTTTTTTCACTTTTACAGGAGTAGTAGACAAAAGGCTTAACCATAAAAGCGCCATAGGAGTCGGATTTGACTGGTTTGGATCATTATCTATGAAAGAAGATATAAAGTATGACTGGCGGCTCATGGATGAGCCTGACACCCCTAGCTGGATGAGAGTGGGCGTGAATATTAGTCATGAGTTATTTGTTAGCAGACTATCAGTAATAACACAAGTAGGCTATTATGTCTTTGACGAATATGATTATTTCGGCAAGATTTACCTTCGCGTGGGCTTGAGAAGATACTTCAATAAACATCTATACACTTCTTTTTCACTTAAAACGCATGCTGCCAAGGCCGAAGCCATTGAATTTGGTATAGGATGGAGATTTAAATAA
- a CDS encoding head GIN domain-containing protein: MQCDSEDAPDCLKKAGEQTSIELEVDHFNTLYINNELNVVITQAQSQSVTLTVGQNLINDIDYSVTDERLTISNESGCKWARSYDFPTLHVATPNLTSIVNNGAGTISSTDILNFESISISSENRSGDFVLKLNCGYLGVVNNDVANYYISGECDQFRIFFASGDGRFEGEDLKIRNANVTNRGSNDIIVNVTDTLTGEILSAGDIVMRNSKPDYIDININNLGRLIDETN; encoded by the coding sequence ATGCAATGCGATAGTGAAGATGCCCCTGATTGCTTAAAAAAGGCAGGAGAACAGACTTCTATTGAGCTAGAGGTTGATCATTTCAACACCTTATACATTAACAATGAGCTCAATGTTGTTATCACTCAAGCTCAATCACAAAGTGTAACACTTACAGTGGGCCAAAACCTCATTAATGACATAGACTACTCTGTAACCGATGAACGCTTAACTATAAGCAATGAAAGTGGCTGTAAATGGGCTCGAAGTTATGACTTCCCCACACTTCATGTCGCCACTCCCAACCTCACTTCTATCGTCAATAATGGAGCAGGAACTATAAGCAGCACAGACATACTCAATTTTGAATCAATAAGCATTTCATCTGAAAACAGAAGTGGAGATTTTGTTTTAAAATTAAACTGTGGGTACCTGGGAGTAGTTAATAATGATGTAGCCAATTATTATATTTCAGGAGAGTGTGATCAGTTTCGCATATTCTTTGCTTCAGGAGATGGCAGGTTTGAAGGCGAAGACCTTAAAATCAGAAATGCCAATGTAACCAACCGTGGAAGCAATGATATTATTGTTAATGTAACGGATACGCTTACAGGGGAAATCCTTTCGGCAGGAGACATTGTAATGAGAAATTCAAAACCCGACTACATTGACATTAACATCAACAATCTGGGACGATTAATAGATGAAACAAATTAA